Proteins from a genomic interval of Mycolicibacterium grossiae:
- the truA gene encoding tRNA pseudouridine(38-40) synthase TruA has translation MDEPAIDSGGGFVRSPDAPDHAPVAPLAPDHAPVAPLALVRLRLDVAYDGTDFAGWATQAGQRTVAGVIDDALSTIFRTPIVTRAAGRTDTGVHATGQVAHVDVPADAIPLAYPRTRRAGEPEFRPLVRRLAKLLTPDVRIRDVVRAPDGFDARFSALRRHYEYRLSTAPYGVEPALARFVAPSNRPLDVAAMQAAASVLVGLNDFAAFCRPRAGATTIRDLQRFDWVRDGDMLTAYVTADAFCWSMVRSLVGAVLAVGAGRMPPERCAGFLGATARSSAFAVAPARGLTLVGVDYPPDEELGARIAVTRDLRTADEVER, from the coding sequence ATGGACGAACCCGCCATCGATTCCGGTGGCGGGTTCGTTCGTTCTCCTGACGCTCCGGATCACGCTCCCGTCGCTCCGCTCGCCCCGGATCACGCTCCCGTCGCTCCGCTCGCCCTGGTCCGTCTGCGCCTCGACGTCGCCTACGACGGCACCGACTTCGCCGGCTGGGCGACCCAGGCCGGGCAGCGCACCGTCGCCGGCGTGATCGACGACGCGCTGTCGACGATCTTCCGCACGCCGATCGTCACGCGCGCGGCGGGTCGCACCGACACCGGCGTGCACGCCACCGGTCAGGTCGCGCACGTCGATGTCCCCGCCGACGCTATCCCGCTGGCCTACCCCCGCACCCGACGCGCAGGCGAACCCGAATTCCGGCCGCTGGTGCGGCGATTGGCGAAGCTGCTCACTCCGGACGTCCGGATCCGCGACGTCGTCCGCGCGCCCGACGGCTTCGATGCCCGCTTCTCGGCGTTGCGCCGGCACTACGAATACCGGCTGTCCACGGCGCCCTACGGCGTCGAACCCGCTCTGGCGCGCTTCGTCGCGCCGTCGAACCGGCCGCTGGACGTGGCCGCGATGCAGGCGGCGGCGTCGGTTCTGGTCGGGCTCAACGACTTCGCGGCATTCTGCCGCCCGCGTGCCGGCGCGACCACGATTCGCGATCTGCAGCGCTTCGACTGGGTGCGCGACGGCGACATGCTGACCGCGTACGTCACGGCCGATGCGTTCTGCTGGTCGATGGTGCGATCGCTGGTCGGTGCCGTCCTGGCCGTCGGTGCGGGACGCATGCCGCCGGAGCGCTGCGCCGGCTTCCTCGGCGCGACGGCGCGGTCGAGTGCCTTCGCGGTTGCCCCGGCGCGGGGCCTGACGCTGGTCGGCGTGGACTACCCGCCCGACGAGGAACTCGGCGCGCGCATCGCGGTGACGCGGGATCTGCGGACCGCGGACGAGGTGGAGCGCTAG
- a CDS encoding HNH endonuclease signature motif containing protein — protein sequence MAEVAVARGVGERLRAQARLENAVCAARLSSMADLLDRAYAVSGSAAREQWRCDNWSSVCAQIGAAQCLTAGRASGFLTTAVTLRERLPKVGALFAEGSISYPLVRAICTRTALVTDAAAVRAIDAELAAEVAGWGATSVEQTERDIDALVLRHDPYAVRRTQDAARGTRVSVYTDTANGVAYVDATVDAADGAAFDARVDRLARTVCPRDPRTLDQRRGAALGALGFGWDRLPCLCEHPDCAAATRPAGGGVVIHVIAHADALDDTPRTPEPTPTPAPTPHPEPAPVPTGDLTTQRRGLSGPTPPMLSKPLSSYTLDGVIAEVSADPGQHTPASPGIILGGPVLPGPVIARLAKHATATPLTYPAQGPPEPRYRPSHALAAFIRARDLTCRAPGCARPATACEIDHVIAWPHGPTAAANLACLCTEHHLLKTFWPGWSYRLDPDGTATWTDPTGLTATTHPGSRHLFADLTTPAAPLTTKGTPPAKHTAGLTMPRRTHTRTQTRHQRIADERRRNTPWAEHYLRAQIPPF from the coding sequence GTGGCTGAGGTGGCCGTTGCCCGGGGTGTGGGGGAGCGGTTGCGGGCGCAGGCGCGGTTGGAGAACGCGGTGTGTGCGGCGCGGTTGTCGTCGATGGCCGATCTGCTCGATCGGGCGTATGCGGTGTCGGGGTCGGCGGCACGCGAGCAGTGGCGGTGTGACAACTGGTCGTCGGTGTGCGCGCAGATCGGCGCGGCTCAGTGCCTGACTGCGGGGCGGGCCAGCGGCTTTTTGACCACGGCGGTGACGTTGCGGGAGCGGCTGCCGAAGGTGGGGGCACTGTTCGCCGAGGGTTCGATCTCTTATCCGTTGGTGCGGGCGATCTGCACGCGCACGGCGTTGGTGACCGACGCGGCGGCGGTGCGGGCCATCGACGCGGAGTTGGCCGCCGAGGTGGCCGGGTGGGGCGCGACGTCGGTGGAGCAGACCGAGCGCGACATCGATGCCCTGGTGTTGCGTCACGATCCGTATGCGGTGCGGCGGACCCAGGACGCCGCCCGCGGCACCCGGGTGAGCGTGTACACCGACACCGCCAACGGGGTGGCCTACGTGGACGCGACCGTCGACGCCGCTGACGGGGCGGCGTTCGATGCGCGGGTGGATCGGCTGGCGCGCACGGTGTGCCCGCGCGATCCCCGCACGCTGGATCAGCGGCGTGGCGCGGCGCTGGGGGCGTTGGGGTTCGGGTGGGACCGGTTGCCCTGCCTGTGCGAGCACCCCGACTGCGCGGCCGCCACCCGGCCCGCCGGTGGTGGGGTGGTCATCCACGTCATCGCCCACGCCGACGCCCTCGACGACACCCCGCGCACGCCGGAACCCACACCCACGCCCGCACCGACACCCCACCCCGAGCCCGCACCGGTGCCCACCGGGGACCTGACCACCCAGCGGCGCGGCCTCAGCGGCCCGACCCCGCCGATGCTGTCGAAACCATTGAGCAGCTACACCCTCGACGGTGTCATCGCCGAGGTGAGCGCCGATCCCGGCCAACACACTCCCGCCTCACCGGGAATCATCCTGGGCGGGCCGGTGCTGCCCGGACCGGTCATCGCCCGCCTGGCAAAGCACGCCACGGCCACCCCGCTGACCTACCCCGCGCAAGGCCCACCCGAACCGCGCTACCGGCCCTCACACGCACTGGCCGCGTTCATCCGTGCCCGCGACCTGACCTGCCGAGCCCCCGGCTGCGCCCGCCCAGCCACCGCCTGCGAGATCGACCACGTCATCGCCTGGCCCCACGGACCGACCGCGGCGGCCAACCTGGCCTGCCTGTGCACCGAACACCACCTACTCAAGACCTTCTGGCCCGGCTGGTCCTACCGCCTGGACCCCGACGGCACCGCCACCTGGACCGACCCCACCGGCCTGACCGCCACCACCCACCCCGGCAGCCGCCACCTCTTCGCCGACCTCACCACACCGGCCGCACCCCTCACCACGAAAGGCACCCCACCGGCCAAGCACACCGCCGGCCTCACCATGCCCCGCCGCACCCACACCCGCACCCAAACCCGACACCAACGCATCGCCGACGAACGCCGACGCAACACCCCCTGGGCCGAGCACTACCTCCGCGCCCAGATACCGCCGTTCTAG
- a CDS encoding cutinase family protein, with protein sequence MLRRHVAATFVIALVASALLLVPTIASPSLAPVASAACPAVEVIFARGRIEPVGAGQIGNAFVGALRKKTSKNVNLYAVRYPADNQIDVGANDMSQRVQDTMSNCPDTRIVLGGYSLGAAVTDVALALPFPFFGFDKPMPPEAEQHIAAVALFGNGSAWIGPITNFNPVYRERTIELCHGADPICNPADPDTWRNNWPDHLAPAYIEAGMVNQAADFVAGRV encoded by the coding sequence GTGCTCCGCCGCCACGTCGCCGCCACGTTCGTGATCGCGCTCGTCGCGAGCGCCCTCCTCCTCGTGCCCACCATCGCGTCGCCCTCGCTCGCGCCCGTCGCCTCCGCGGCCTGTCCCGCCGTCGAGGTGATCTTCGCGCGCGGCCGCATCGAGCCGGTGGGCGCCGGACAGATCGGCAACGCCTTCGTCGGCGCGCTGCGCAAGAAGACGAGCAAGAACGTCAACCTGTATGCGGTGCGCTACCCCGCCGACAACCAGATCGACGTCGGCGCCAACGACATGAGCCAGCGCGTGCAGGACACCATGTCCAATTGCCCGGACACCCGCATCGTGCTCGGCGGCTACTCGCTGGGCGCCGCCGTCACCGACGTCGCGCTGGCCCTGCCCTTCCCGTTCTTCGGCTTCGACAAGCCGATGCCGCCCGAGGCCGAACAGCACATCGCCGCGGTGGCCCTGTTCGGCAACGGCAGCGCCTGGATTGGGCCCATCACCAACTTCAACCCGGTCTACCGCGAGCGCACGATCGAGCTGTGTCACGGCGCCGACCCGATCTGCAACCCCGCCGATCCGGACACCTGGCGCAACAACTGGCCGGATCATCTGGCGCCCGCGTACATCGAAGCCGGCATGGTGAATCAGGCGGCCGACTTCGTCGCCGGACGCGTCTAG